Proteins from one Chitinophaga oryzae genomic window:
- a CDS encoding terpene synthase family protein has translation MMEETPYKLKKEFPSLNNLLLVREYSIAMYPYGDPLEPSINFIVPDHISAHPFIRRLKMLMCRIIAIQNDFASIEKELAIDTEVLNIILVIRHQYKVSIEEACKEAMRIHDEYVNEFMELQQHLPDLGVHQKDMERFVHYMALMISGLEAWYHKGRSTRYKTPGAYPAPEYGRRVL, from the coding sequence TCGCTGAATAATCTGCTGCTGGTCCGCGAGTACTCTATTGCTATGTACCCCTATGGCGATCCGTTGGAACCTTCGATTAATTTTATTGTTCCGGACCATATATCGGCGCATCCCTTTATCAGGCGGCTTAAGATGCTCATGTGCCGTATCATAGCTATCCAAAACGATTTTGCTTCCATTGAAAAAGAACTGGCGATCGATACAGAAGTGCTCAATATTATCCTGGTGATAAGACATCAGTATAAAGTCTCCATAGAAGAGGCCTGTAAGGAAGCTATGCGTATCCATGACGAGTATGTAAATGAATTTATGGAATTGCAGCAGCATCTTCCTGACCTTGGTGTTCATCAAAAAGATATGGAGCGGTTTGTTCACTATATGGCGTTGATGATTTCGGGATTGGAAGCCTGGTATCACAAGGGGAGATCTACACGGTATAAAACTCCCGGCGCTTATCCGGCGCCGGAATATGGAAGAAGGGTGTTGTAA